From Seriola aureovittata isolate HTS-2021-v1 ecotype China chromosome 20, ASM2101889v1, whole genome shotgun sequence, a single genomic window includes:
- the LOC130161393 gene encoding uncharacterized protein LOC130161393: protein MSGGVRQSLFFLGLPDLKKLVCVTLTLQEEDGEPRSKQIKTCRELVLLYSDVLASPALDSFTDITVVMAIPFFHRGILQVFGQRRRLQLGSPQCVFPGVLQCCVSYSLITRLTPGWNKAGLYLICGKDFLTESGRLNAVSMELSTREGQLCISIEANTVRLPPTTLEDFDLPPLVLRRFCCDPDCVLDPSSTGGAIWCHVLPSMKKGQIITISRQLPRDGPFRTYRDLQNHWDRLYGYRLPELAEEEVVYCSVYFRLVGERLFTYPLSCIRLRPVQRCPRVDLQGALGSFLSDIRDRVQSVCGLPARLTSKPCYHTASLSTAASLQALSGEQVNLTTCSSIRPVLTQLPPLPPPPPPPPPRPMRPSFGSQPPARTPLSQQDGAQGLLGNGCGFGSGLSQSPGCGGVRDRPSSSSSSSSSSLSRVSFSFSDSSGYQSATSLSSSCSSSSSSSLPLFQTASSLTSSSSSVLPPLPPLSQSLVNPPPKLVPIFKNKHPSRHVNVALLRVQKQREQLGGGGEERKRRVTLPSFGKNRPATAPPLPPPTSSSFPSLPIPLPVFPHFNRRPKPHISTGPPPSAHPKVKHISSLSPASKTQPGFILAPKPEMKLKTKSSSKTSVRFSSESKTVCDSSHKLQQEATKRASAAPTEAPQPATLSDISNKDSSHSRQEVVFESKPKKSRAAVRDVDVEKMARSNQLSRLNSATLSSWLRGRGVLVGAKQKKEELMLKVMSCLAEA from the exons atgaGTGGAGGAGTCCGGCAGTCGTTGTTTTTCCTCGGGCTCCCAGACCTGAAGAAGCTGGTCTGTGTCACTCTGACGCTCCAGGAGGAAGACGGGGAGCCGAGGAGCAAACAGATCAAGACCTGCAG AGAGCTGGTGCTGCTGTACTCTGATGTCCTGGCCTCTCCTGCTCTGGACTCCTTCACTGACATCACGGTGGTCATGGCT ATCCCGTTTTTCCACAGAGGCATCCTCCAGGTGTTTGGACAGAGACGCCGTCTGCAG ctgggctctcctcagtgtgtgtttccaggtgtcCTCCAGTGTTGTGTGTCCTACTCGCTGATCACCAGACTGACTCCCGGCTGGAACAAAGCAGGACTCTACCTCATCTGTG GAAAAGATTTTCTGACTGAGAGCGGGAGGCTGAACGCCGTCA gcatGGAGCTGAGCACCAGGGAGGGCCAGCTGTGCATCAGCATTGAGGCCAACACCGTCAGACTGCCCCCAACCAct CTGGAGGACTTTGACCTCCCTCCATTAGTGCTGAGGAGGTTCTGCTGTGATCCTGACTGCGTCCTCGACCCCTCCTCCACTGGTGGAGCCATCTGGTGCCACGTCCTGCCCAG cATGAAGAAAGGTCAGATCATCACCATCAGCCGTCAGCTGCCCAGAGATGGACCCTTCAGGACCTACAGAGACCTGCAGAACCACTGGGACCgcctg tATGGTTACAGGCTCCCTGAGCtggcggaggaggaggtggtgtaCTGCAGTGTTTATTTCAGACTGGTGGGAGAGAGACTCTTCAC GTATCCTCTGAGCTGCATCCGCCTGCGCCCGGTGCAGCGCTGCCCCCGGGTCGACCTGCAGGGGGCGCTGGGCTCCTTCCTGTCTGACATCAGGGACAgagtgcagagtgtgtgtggccTCCCTGCACGGCTGACCAGCAAACCCTGTTACCACACAGCCAGTCTGAGCACCGCTGCGTCACTACag gcGCTGAGCGGTGAGCAGGTCAACCTGACCACCTGCTCCTCCATCAGACCCGTCCTCACCcagctccctcctcttcctcctcctcctcctcctcctcctccccgaCCTATGAGGCCCTCCTTTGGGTCGCAGCCACCGGCCAGGACCCCTCTCTCCCAGCAGGACGGAGCTCAGGGGCTTCTGGGTAACGGATGTGGATTTGGGAGCGGTCTGAGTCAAAGCCCAGGGTGTGGAGGAGTCAGAGACCGGCCTtcgtcatcctcctcttcctcttcctcttccctctcacgtgtttctttttccttttctgatTCCTCAGGTTACCAGTCAGCtacttccctctcctcttcctgctcttcctcctcttcctcctctctcccgcTCTTCCAGACAGCTTCAtccctcacttcctcctcctcttcagtcctcccccctcttcctcccctgaGTCAATCCTTGGTGAACCCTCCTCCTAAACTGGTTCCCATCTTCAAGAACAAGCATCCATCACGCCACGTTAACGTCGCCCTGCTGCGGGTGCAGAAGCAGAGGGAGCAGCTGGgcggaggaggggaggagaggaagaggagggtgacaCTACCCTCGTTTGGGAAGAACAGACCTGccactgctcctcctcttcctcctcctacttcttcttcttttccatcCCTCCCAATTCCTCTTCCAGTCTTTCCTCACTTCAACCGTCGCCCCAAACCCCACATCAGCACCGGCCCTCCGCCGTCAGCTCACCCCAAAGTCAAGCACATCTCCAGCCTCAGTCCTGCATCTAAGACTCAACCCGGGTTCATCCTCGCTCCAAAGCCAGAGATGAAGCTTAAAACCAAGTCCAGCTCCAAAACCAGCGTGAGGTTCAGCTCTGAAAGCAAAACTGTTTGTGATTCGagccacaaactgcagcaagAAGCAACAAAACGAGCGTCAGCTGCACCGACTGAGGCTCCGCAACCTGCGACACTCTCCGACATCTCCAACAAGGATTCTTCCCACAGCAGACAG GAAGTTGTGTTTGAGTCCAAGCCGAAGAAGTCCAGAGCTGCTGTACGAGACGTGGATGTGGAGAAAATGGCCAGAAGCAACCAG TTGTCCAGGCTGAACTCTGCGACTCTCTCGTCCTGgttgagaggaagaggagttcTAGTCGGCGCAAAACAGAAGAAGGAGGAGCTTATGCTGAAGGTCATGAGCTGCCTGGCCGAGgcctga
- the ppp1r3g gene encoding protein phosphatase 1 regulatory subunit 3G, producing the protein MSRSPPHTGGESPSSRGQSVENGLEVEEEEEGDLDDEADASRLERFMRDRRRAQSLPAYPAALLDGVPGSNERKRVKFADSMGLNLASVKHFSSLEEPQIPSKVLSRHKSFPPQQQQDLLNDLCQSFKSNLDTDRLFACFPEPRDTERRVRLLRVCLEKVTITQFDLRGQIRVLTGCTDKEVGVRYTFNDWLSHVDAQALNVAADQPQFVGERFNFTVYTPPFMDTSSAVHFAVYLRNEEGEFWDNNEGQNYTLRYHCMPSTAPFVSAAFHAT; encoded by the coding sequence ATGTCCCGCTCACCGCCCCACACCGGGGGAGAGTCGCCCTCCTCCCGGGGGCAATCCGTGGAGAACGgcctggaggtggaggaggaggaggaaggagatcTGGACGACGAGGCGGACGCTTCCCGCCTGGAGAGGTTCATGAGAGACCGGAGGAGAGCGCAGTCCCTGCCCGCTTACCCGGCCGCGCTCCTGGACGGTGTCCCCGGGAGCAACGAGAGGAAGCGGGTGAAGTTCGCCGACTCCATGGGCCTGAACCTGGCCAGTGTGAAGCACTTCAGCTCGCTGGAGGAGCCGCAGATCCCGAGCAAAGTTCTGTCCAGGCACAAGAGCTTCccgccacagcagcagcaggatctACTGAACGACCTGTGCCAAAGCTTCAAGTCCAACCTGGACACGGACCGTCTGTTCGCGTGCTTCCCGGAGCCCCGGGACACGGAGCGCAGGGTCCGGCTGCTCCGTGTCTGCCTGGAGAAGGTCACCATCACCCAGTTTGACCTGCGGGGGCAGATCCGGGTCTTAACCGGCTGCACAGACAAGGAGGTCGGGGTGAGGTACACCTTCAACGACTGGTTGTCCCACGTGGACGCGCAGGCTCTGAACGTGGCCGCGGATCAGCCGCAATTTGTGGGTGAGCGGTTCAACTTCACCGTGTACACACCGCCCTTCATGGACACCAGCTCGGCCGTGCACTTCGCCGTGTACCTGAGGAATGAGGAGGGGGAGTTCTGGGACAACAACGAGGGGCAGAACTACACCCTCAGGTACCACTGCATGCCCAGCACCGCGCCCTTCGTCAGCGCCGCTTTCCACGCCACCTGA
- the LOC130161396 gene encoding cytochrome b5 — protein sequence MGEKEEKSPDGVKYYRLSEIEEQNTFKSTWIIIHNKVYDVTKFLEEHPGGEEVLREQAGGNATESFEDVGHSSDAREMAADMVIGELHPDDRDKLAKPEETLVTTLKDDNSWWSNWLIPSLMAAIITLIYRIYTTESE from the exons ATGGgtgaaaaggaggagaagagccCCGATGGAGTCAAATACTACAGACTGTCAGAGATCGAGGAGCAGAACACGTTCAAATCAACGTGGATCATCATCCACAACAAAGTCTACGATGTCACCAAGTttctggaggag CACcccggaggagaggaggtgctgaGGGAGCAGGCGGGAGGAAACGCCACCGAGAGCTTCGAGGACGTCGGTCACTCCAGCGACGCCAGAGAGATGGCTGCTGACATGGTGATAGGAGAGCTGCACccg gacGACAGAGACAAGCTCGCCAAGCCTGAG gaaACACTGGTGACCACTTTGAAGGACGacaacag cTGGTGGTCTAACTGGTTGATTCCCTCTCTGATGGCGGCCATCATCACGCTGATTTACCGCATCTACACCACAGAGAGCgagtga